A region of Halalkaliarchaeum desulfuricum DNA encodes the following proteins:
- a CDS encoding IMPACT family protein encodes MTDSYRTVTGEASATFEIKGSEFVGYVSPANSVSEAEAFVERIERRHDDATHNVPAYRVPAGEASADRPGKVMLREYSSDDGEPTGSAGKPALNVLQQQEIRNVVAVVTRYYGGTNLGVGGLARAYSRGVKEAVAEAGVVEERPHRMLSIATDYDDSGTVRGILESADVEFEADYDERVSFSVRVPVETVAELEERLNDATSGRVDIE; translated from the coding sequence GTGACGGACAGTTACCGGACGGTCACCGGCGAGGCGAGCGCAACCTTCGAGATCAAAGGATCGGAGTTCGTCGGATACGTGTCGCCAGCGAACTCCGTTTCGGAGGCGGAGGCGTTCGTCGAACGGATCGAGCGCAGGCACGACGACGCGACCCACAACGTTCCGGCCTACCGGGTACCGGCGGGTGAGGCGTCGGCGGATCGCCCCGGAAAGGTGATGTTGCGGGAGTACTCCAGCGACGACGGCGAGCCGACGGGATCGGCCGGTAAACCCGCGTTGAACGTGCTCCAGCAGCAGGAGATCCGGAACGTCGTCGCGGTGGTGACCCGCTACTACGGCGGCACGAACCTCGGGGTGGGCGGGCTCGCCCGGGCGTACTCCCGCGGGGTGAAGGAGGCGGTCGCGGAAGCCGGCGTTGTCGAGGAGCGTCCGCACCGGATGCTGTCGATCGCGACCGACTACGACGACTCGGGGACCGTCCGCGGCATCCTCGAATCCGCCGACGTGGAATTCGAGGCCGACTACGACGAACGCGTCTCCTTTTCGGTCCGGGTTCCAGTCGAAACCGTCGCGGAACTCGAGGAGCGCCTCAACGACGCCACCAGCGGACGCGTAGACATCGAGTAG
- a CDS encoding precorrin-8X methylmutase, which yields MTSQHSDEEYADLGATTQEAMEIAQTSLDIVGQFVPDETLADRFRRKSVHSSGDIEFQHLLRFGNDPAVAGARAVLDGRPIVTDISMAAAGITERGHDCTIRTTIGNGDELAEETGMTRSAAATLELDREGVYDGAIVTIGNAPTAALTLADCIEDGTRPAVVVATPVGFVKAPESRERIREVGTEYGVPTITNVGRRGGSGLAAALTNELIHVARDAREGEVDLDAAGTFEGSDDSSGDDADGRKDQ from the coding sequence ATGACTTCACAACACAGCGACGAAGAGTACGCGGATTTGGGCGCAACGACACAGGAGGCGATGGAGATCGCCCAGACCAGCCTCGACATCGTCGGGCAGTTCGTTCCCGACGAGACGCTCGCAGACCGGTTCCGCCGGAAGTCGGTCCACTCCTCGGGCGACATCGAGTTCCAGCACCTGCTGCGGTTCGGGAACGACCCCGCCGTCGCCGGGGCGCGGGCGGTCCTCGACGGGAGGCCGATCGTGACCGACATCTCGATGGCCGCCGCCGGGATCACCGAGCGCGGCCACGACTGCACGATCCGGACGACGATCGGCAACGGCGACGAGCTGGCCGAGGAAACCGGGATGACCCGGTCGGCGGCGGCGACGCTGGAGCTGGACCGCGAGGGGGTCTACGACGGGGCGATCGTGACGATCGGCAACGCCCCGACTGCGGCGCTGACGCTGGCGGACTGCATCGAGGACGGCACCCGCCCGGCGGTCGTGGTCGCGACGCCGGTGGGCTTCGTGAAGGCGCCCGAGAGCCGCGAGCGGATCCGGGAGGTCGGAACGGAGTACGGCGTGCCGACGATCACGAACGTCGGCCGGCGCGGCGGCAGCGGACTCGCTGCGGCGCTGACCAACGAGCTGATCCACGTCGCACGCGACGCCCGGGAGGGGGAAGTCGATCTGGATGCGGCGGGAACTTTTGAAGGTAGCGACGATAGCTCCGGCGACGACGCCGACGGGAGGAAAGACCAGTGA
- a CDS encoding cobalt-precorrin-7 (C(5))-methyltransferase — protein MSDEYDLDSGPDPATLAAAAPESEPGAHSETPVYAVGIGPGNPEYLTRRGARAIREADVVVGFQAVVDFVADETDADLLTCGYADEAEALAAFADRVAGGEQGTAVLMGDPNHSGYQFLGKVERAVAEGGVDAPVRVIPGISAIQLAASRGRTPMEDSRFVTLHKSGPIDAELETLAENAGDRHLLVLPRPFDWMPGDVAAFLLDRGASAELSALVFEHLTHEEEQHTRTTLGGLAEHAGGDDKESTPFSDLSVLVVRAAVESNGGDGT, from the coding sequence GTGAGCGACGAGTACGACCTCGACTCCGGCCCCGACCCGGCGACGCTGGCGGCGGCCGCGCCGGAGTCGGAGCCCGGAGCTCACTCCGAAACACCAGTGTACGCGGTCGGGATCGGCCCCGGAAATCCGGAGTATCTCACCCGGCGGGGAGCCCGGGCGATCCGGGAGGCCGACGTAGTCGTCGGGTTTCAGGCGGTCGTCGACTTCGTCGCCGACGAGACCGACGCCGACCTGCTCACCTGCGGGTACGCCGACGAGGCGGAGGCGCTCGCGGCGTTCGCCGACCGGGTCGCCGGCGGCGAGCAGGGAACAGCGGTGTTGATGGGCGACCCGAACCACTCGGGGTATCAGTTCCTCGGGAAGGTCGAGCGGGCGGTCGCCGAAGGGGGCGTGGACGCCCCGGTTCGGGTGATTCCGGGAATCTCCGCGATCCAACTGGCCGCCAGTCGGGGCCGAACTCCCATGGAGGACTCCCGGTTCGTCACGCTCCACAAGAGCGGCCCCATCGACGCGGAACTCGAGACGCTCGCCGAAAACGCCGGCGACCGACACCTGCTCGTGTTGCCCCGACCGTTCGACTGGATGCCCGGCGACGTGGCCGCGTTCCTGCTCGACCGGGGCGCGTCGGCGGAGCTTTCGGCGCTGGTGTTCGAACACCTGACCCACGAAGAGGAGCAACACACCCGAACGACGCTCGGGGGACTGGCCGAGCACGCGGGCGGCGACGACAAGGAATCGACGCCGTTTTCGGATCTCTCGGTGCTGGTCGTCCGGGCGGCTGTCGAGTCGAACGGAGGTGACGGGACGTGA
- the radB gene encoding DNA repair and recombination protein RadB yields the protein MSDPLPVGCSAIDDLLGGGLERGTVTQVYGPPAAGKTNLVLSASVEVAAEGGRVCYVDTEGLSVDRFHQLLEARIDRPHVEESLEEVAGRLVISDAYDFEQQKQAVRDAEDLAPDLELIVLDSATGFYRLERTLEADEDAGESLRAVARQVTHLLSLARKHDLAVVITNQVFTDPDSDRAKPLGGHTLDHWTGVILRLDRFRGGNRRATLEKHRSMAAGESTTFKITGTGLSDGDGI from the coding sequence GTGAGCGATCCCCTCCCGGTCGGCTGTTCGGCGATCGACGACCTGCTGGGCGGCGGCCTCGAACGCGGCACCGTCACGCAAGTGTACGGACCGCCCGCCGCCGGGAAGACGAACCTCGTGCTTTCCGCGTCCGTCGAGGTCGCTGCCGAGGGGGGACGGGTGTGTTATGTGGACACTGAAGGGCTCTCGGTCGACCGGTTTCACCAGCTACTCGAGGCCCGAATCGACCGGCCACACGTCGAGGAGTCACTGGAGGAGGTCGCGGGACGGCTCGTTATTTCGGACGCGTACGACTTCGAACAGCAGAAACAGGCCGTCCGGGACGCCGAGGACCTCGCGCCCGACCTGGAGCTGATCGTCCTCGACAGCGCGACCGGCTTCTACCGGCTCGAACGTACCCTCGAGGCCGACGAGGACGCCGGGGAGTCGCTCCGGGCTGTCGCCCGGCAGGTAACCCACCTGCTGTCGCTTGCGCGCAAACACGACCTCGCCGTCGTGATCACCAACCAGGTGTTCACGGATCCCGACAGCGACCGGGCGAAACCGCTGGGCGGTCACACGCTGGATCACTGGACTGGCGTGATCCTCCGGCTGGATCGGTTCCGCGGCGGCAACCGCCGGGCCACCCTGGAGAAACACCGATCGATGGCTGCCGGCGAGTCGACGACGTTCAAGATCACCGGCACGGGGCTTTCCGACGGCGATGGGATCTGA
- a CDS encoding M28 family peptidase — MTELSEAVVGDARTSSFAWELLEDLTDVGNRMAGQDGERRGAELVRETFDSAGLDDPEIVEFEIPGWWRGESTLRISGPLERTHEESHEVIALPGTPADTVSGPLVDVGTGSYDDFADAEGELQGAIVMASSESPSSSDRWIHRMEKYVNAADRGAAGFVFRNHIEGALPPTGEIGYHERPGPIPAVGVSAEVGDRLARLAADHDGRNGDGGNDEGGNDDGGNDAPVVELDVDCRNEPSTSRNVRATIGPAEADREVLVTAHVDGHDISDGANDNAAGCAAVAGIGRLLARAADDLDCRVRLATFGAEEIGLWGAYHCAETLPKEGIKCVVNLDGACNSRNLRVGTNGFATIGDVFESVTDDYDAPLSTGDTISPHGDQWAFVQEGIPAVMVSTTSEQSGRGWGHTHADTLDKLDPRDLTEVVTLVTEAVYRLADDDVEPTHTTSQRIREKMDDGYIQELEVGGRLPDDWD, encoded by the coding sequence ATGACGGAGCTTTCGGAGGCCGTCGTCGGCGACGCACGGACCAGTTCGTTCGCGTGGGAGTTGCTCGAGGACCTCACAGACGTGGGAAACCGGATGGCCGGCCAGGACGGCGAGCGTCGGGGCGCGGAACTCGTTCGTGAGACGTTCGACTCGGCAGGTCTCGACGACCCCGAGATCGTGGAGTTCGAGATTCCGGGGTGGTGGCGGGGCGAGTCCACCCTGCGGATCTCCGGCCCTCTCGAGCGCACCCACGAGGAGAGCCACGAGGTGATCGCACTGCCCGGAACACCCGCCGACACAGTCTCGGGTCCTCTCGTCGATGTCGGCACGGGATCGTACGACGACTTTGCCGACGCGGAAGGGGAGCTGCAGGGCGCGATCGTGATGGCCTCCAGCGAGAGCCCGTCGTCGTCGGATCGGTGGATCCACCGGATGGAGAAGTACGTCAACGCCGCCGATCGGGGTGCAGCAGGGTTCGTGTTCCGGAACCACATCGAGGGTGCGCTCCCGCCGACCGGCGAGATCGGCTACCACGAACGGCCGGGGCCGATCCCTGCCGTTGGCGTCTCGGCTGAGGTCGGCGATCGGCTCGCTCGCCTCGCGGCCGATCACGACGGCAGGAACGGCGACGGCGGAAACGACGAGGGCGGGAACGACGACGGCGGAAACGACGCGCCAGTCGTCGAACTCGACGTCGACTGCCGGAACGAGCCGTCGACCTCCAGGAACGTCCGGGCGACGATCGGTCCGGCCGAGGCCGATCGGGAGGTGCTGGTAACGGCCCACGTCGACGGCCACGACATCAGCGACGGCGCCAACGACAACGCCGCCGGCTGTGCGGCGGTCGCCGGGATCGGTCGGCTGCTCGCCCGCGCCGCCGACGACCTCGACTGCCGGGTCAGACTCGCGACGTTCGGGGCCGAGGAGATCGGGCTGTGGGGGGCGTACCACTGTGCGGAGACGCTCCCGAAGGAGGGGATCAAATGCGTCGTCAATCTCGACGGCGCCTGCAACTCTCGGAACCTTCGGGTGGGGACGAACGGCTTCGCGACGATCGGCGACGTCTTCGAGTCGGTCACCGACGACTACGACGCGCCGCTTTCGACTGGCGATACGATCTCCCCACACGGCGACCAGTGGGCGTTCGTTCAGGAGGGAATCCCCGCGGTGATGGTTTCGACCACCTCCGAGCAGTCCGGTCGCGGCTGGGGCCACACCCATGCCGACACGCTGGACAAACTGGATCCCCGGGATCTCACGGAAGTGGTGACGCTAGTGACGGAGGCCGTTTACCGGCTTGCAGACGACGACGTCGAACCGACACACACGACCTCACAGCGGATTCGGGAGAAGATGGACGACGGCTACATTCAGGAACTCGAGGTCGGCGGTCGGCTCCCGGACGACTGGGACTGA
- the cobN gene encoding cobaltochelatase subunit CobN → MVATIGLYTATENELGAIGEAADRLARDPGESIRLEVRSKDDLGDETDVAAFLDRLEAVDVAVLWLHGGPESMPGYDRTVERLIHAGVPLITMSTGDGPDVRDSTVVEGDRERVAAYLERGGVVNVENCCRYLASEYGDYDGGYDDPVELPTEGVYHPDHPGIGYEGLCKLHDPGKPTIGIWFYESHWTHANTRFVDALVRRLESLGANALPVFCVPVAGGGGKSADRKDAEWVARNWFADGDDLDPVVDAVISSFVFSLSMNERGREASDPDADGGSRVEELFLRELGVPVLQAMTTKRSREEYANADAGVLGFELALSVALPEFDGPVITHPISGNEPVDVEAKIGTAPKRHLPIEDRIDHLSRLAINWARLRHLPNREKRVAIVLHNYPPSDDGIGTAFGLDTPESVVNLLEALDRRGYALGEIPDDGAAVIDRLTAQLTLDGRWVDPENVREASVDVVAPEQYADWFDALDDRLRANVREEWGDRPDRPIAIPGCEYGNALVTVQPPRGFGMDPSKVYHDSDLHPPHEYVAFYRWLREEYRADAVVHLGTHGSLEWLPGKTVGLDGASAPDGLVDDLPNVYPYVINNPGEGTQAKRRSYAAIVDHLTPPMRDAGTYDELAELEELARGYREAGADRESRLEGPIRERVTELDLAVELGFGHGRAEHEADGDPVEEIPIDDLVESIHEYLTDVKTTGIRMGLHTLGEPPAGERLVEYLVALTRLENPGAPSLHRSVADALGLDYDRLRESPGAYDEDLKAYHSEAIDLVGEVAVELVASLAQNGFDTDLETEFDADLETEFDADLDLNPLEHDNLRTALEYVCEEAAPRVRGATAEVPRVADALEGGYVPPGGSGAPTRGGVDLLPTGRNFYTLDPRKVPARSAWEVGREVTEGVLERHHEEHGEYPEEIGVVAWGTPTVRTRGETIAQVLAAMGVRPVWTDAGRIEGVEPIPISELRRPRVDVTTRVSGLFRDAFPAAASVIHEAIETVVGLEEPHEHNYVKKHVEEDAASFEREGLDRAEAREAATRRVFTTTPGGYGAGTNKVLDEGEWDDRSDLAGAFLQWGGYALDEHGEVEPAHDAFERRLGRVDATVKLEDTDEQDEFDSSDWYAFHGGLVAAVGEVSGSDPASYVGDSSDPGDVQVYTNEEKVRKSMRTRVLNPDWLDSMEEHGYKGAGDLSTTVEVTLGWDATAGVVGDTLWEEVADAYAFDEDRREWMREVNPWALESITATLLEAIDRDLWDADRETRDRLRDINLSVEGDLEARATDAESPRH, encoded by the coding sequence ATCGTGGCGACGATCGGGCTGTACACGGCGACCGAAAACGAGTTGGGCGCGATCGGCGAGGCGGCAGACCGACTCGCGAGGGATCCCGGGGAGTCGATCCGGCTGGAAGTTCGATCGAAGGATGATCTCGGCGACGAGACCGACGTCGCGGCCTTCCTCGATCGGCTCGAGGCGGTCGATGTCGCCGTGTTGTGGCTCCACGGCGGGCCAGAGAGCATGCCCGGGTACGACCGCACGGTCGAACGGCTGATCCACGCGGGCGTACCGCTGATCACGATGTCGACGGGCGACGGCCCCGACGTCCGGGACTCCACGGTCGTCGAGGGCGACCGCGAGCGGGTCGCCGCGTATCTCGAACGCGGGGGCGTCGTCAACGTCGAAAACTGCTGTCGGTACCTCGCGAGCGAGTACGGCGACTACGACGGCGGCTACGACGACCCCGTCGAGCTCCCGACGGAGGGGGTCTACCACCCCGACCACCCCGGAATCGGCTACGAGGGACTCTGCAAGCTGCACGATCCGGGAAAGCCCACGATCGGGATCTGGTTCTACGAATCCCACTGGACGCACGCGAACACGCGGTTCGTGGACGCACTCGTCCGGCGGCTGGAGTCACTCGGCGCGAACGCCTTGCCAGTCTTCTGTGTCCCGGTCGCAGGCGGGGGCGGCAAGAGCGCGGACCGCAAGGATGCCGAGTGGGTCGCGCGAAACTGGTTCGCCGACGGCGACGATCTCGATCCCGTCGTCGACGCCGTTATAAGTTCGTTCGTGTTTTCGCTTTCGATGAACGAGCGCGGGCGGGAGGCAAGCGACCCGGACGCCGACGGCGGTTCTCGGGTCGAGGAGCTGTTCCTGCGCGAGCTCGGCGTTCCCGTCCTGCAGGCGATGACGACCAAACGCTCCCGCGAGGAGTACGCGAACGCCGACGCGGGCGTGCTGGGGTTCGAGCTCGCGCTGTCGGTGGCGCTCCCGGAGTTCGACGGCCCCGTGATCACCCACCCGATAAGCGGCAACGAGCCGGTCGACGTCGAGGCGAAGATCGGCACCGCGCCGAAGCGCCACCTCCCGATCGAGGATCGGATCGATCACCTGTCCCGCCTGGCGATCAACTGGGCGCGGCTCCGGCACCTCCCGAACCGGGAGAAACGGGTCGCGATCGTCCTGCACAACTACCCGCCAAGCGACGACGGCATCGGCACCGCCTTCGGGCTCGACACACCCGAAAGCGTCGTCAACCTGCTCGAAGCGCTGGACCGTCGCGGGTACGCACTCGGGGAGATCCCCGACGACGGCGCGGCGGTGATCGACCGCCTCACCGCCCAACTCACCCTCGACGGCCGATGGGTCGACCCCGAGAACGTGCGCGAGGCCAGCGTCGACGTCGTCGCCCCCGAACAGTACGCCGACTGGTTCGACGCGCTCGACGACCGCCTGCGGGCGAACGTCCGGGAGGAATGGGGCGACCGGCCGGACCGACCGATCGCGATTCCCGGCTGCGAGTACGGCAACGCCCTGGTTACGGTCCAGCCCCCACGGGGGTTCGGGATGGACCCCTCGAAGGTGTACCACGATTCGGACCTGCATCCCCCCCACGAGTACGTCGCCTTCTATCGGTGGCTCCGCGAGGAGTATCGGGCGGACGCCGTCGTCCACCTGGGAACCCACGGCAGCCTGGAGTGGCTCCCCGGCAAGACGGTGGGGCTCGACGGCGCGAGCGCCCCCGACGGGCTGGTCGACGATCTGCCGAACGTCTACCCGTACGTGATCAACAATCCGGGGGAGGGGACACAGGCGAAACGCCGTTCGTACGCCGCGATCGTCGACCACCTCACGCCGCCGATGCGGGACGCCGGCACCTACGACGAACTCGCCGAACTGGAGGAACTGGCCCGCGGATACCGGGAGGCCGGCGCCGATCGCGAGAGCCGTCTCGAAGGTCCCATCCGCGAACGCGTTACGGAGCTGGATCTGGCGGTCGAACTCGGGTTCGGACACGGACGCGCCGAACACGAAGCCGACGGGGATCCGGTCGAGGAGATCCCGATCGACGACCTCGTCGAGTCGATCCACGAGTACCTCACCGACGTGAAGACGACGGGGATCAGGATGGGGCTGCACACGCTCGGGGAGCCGCCGGCGGGCGAGCGGCTCGTGGAGTACCTGGTCGCGCTTACCCGGTTGGAGAACCCCGGTGCGCCCAGTCTGCACCGGAGCGTCGCGGACGCGCTCGGGCTGGACTACGACCGGTTGCGCGAGTCGCCGGGCGCGTACGACGAGGACCTGAAAGCATACCACTCGGAGGCGATCGACCTCGTCGGCGAGGTCGCGGTCGAACTGGTCGCGTCGCTGGCCCAAAACGGGTTCGACACCGACCTCGAAACCGAATTCGACGCCGACCTCGAAACCGAATTCGACGCCGACCTCGACCTGAACCCGCTGGAACACGACAACCTTCGGACGGCCCTGGAGTACGTCTGCGAGGAGGCCGCCCCCCGGGTTCGGGGTGCGACCGCGGAGGTTCCCCGGGTGGCCGACGCCCTGGAGGGTGGGTACGTCCCGCCGGGCGGCAGCGGCGCGCCCACCCGCGGGGGGGTCGACCTGCTCCCGACCGGGCGGAACTTCTACACGCTTGACCCCCGGAAGGTGCCCGCCAGGTCGGCCTGGGAGGTCGGCCGGGAGGTCACAGAGGGTGTACTCGAGCGCCACCACGAGGAACACGGCGAGTACCCCGAGGAGATCGGCGTCGTGGCGTGGGGGACGCCGACCGTCCGGACCCGGGGGGAGACGATCGCGCAGGTCCTTGCCGCCATGGGCGTCAGGCCGGTCTGGACCGACGCCGGCCGGATCGAGGGCGTCGAGCCGATCCCGATTTCGGAACTCCGCCGCCCTCGTGTGGACGTGACGACGCGCGTCTCCGGGCTGTTCCGTGACGCGTTCCCGGCGGCGGCGAGCGTGATCCACGAGGCGATCGAAACCGTCGTCGGTCTCGAGGAGCCCCACGAACACAACTACGTGAAAAAACACGTCGAGGAGGACGCCGCATCGTTCGAGCGCGAGGGGCTCGACCGGGCCGAGGCCCGAGAAGCGGCCACCCGGCGGGTGTTCACGACCACACCCGGCGGCTACGGGGCCGGCACCAACAAGGTCCTCGACGAGGGCGAGTGGGACGATCGGTCGGATCTCGCGGGAGCGTTCCTCCAGTGGGGCGGCTACGCGCTCGACGAGCACGGCGAGGTCGAGCCGGCCCACGACGCGTTCGAGCGTCGCCTCGGCCGGGTCGACGCGACCGTGAAGCTCGAAGACACCGACGAGCAAGACGAGTTCGACTCCTCGGACTGGTACGCCTTCCACGGGGGGCTGGTCGCCGCAGTCGGGGAGGTGTCGGGGAGCGATCCCGCCTCTTACGTCGGCGACTCCAGCGATCCCGGAGACGTGCAGGTGTACACCAACGAGGAGAAGGTGCGCAAGTCGATGCGGACCCGGGTGCTCAACCCCGACTGGCTCGACAGCATGGAGGAACACGGGTACAAGGGCGCCGGCGACCTCTCGACGACGGTCGAGGTCACCCTCGGATGGGACGCGACAGCCGGCGTCGTGGGCGACACGCTCTGGGAGGAGGTCGCCGACGCGTACGCCTTCGACGAGGATCGACGGGAGTGGATGCGGGAGGTCAACCCCTGGGCGCTGGAGTCGATCACGGCGACTCTCCTCGAGGCGATCGACCGCGACCTGTGGGACGCCGACAGGGAGACACGAGACCGGCTCCGGGACATCAACCTCTCGGTGGAGGGTGACCTGGAGGCGAGAGCGACCGACGCGGAATCACCGAGACACTGA
- a CDS encoding sirohydrochlorin chelatase, with product MTDEATLLVGHGSTRERSNEQVEAVAELLDDRIDSPVETGFIELTEPLLPDALDDLASRVQELTVVPLALFAAGHVKNDIPLAIQQARRAHEDVEINGGAPIGVSPTMVDLLDDRIAAAEDDLGIDRETDDVAVAFCARGSSDPDANADACKLARLLYEGRSFTRVETTFIGITEPLLDDTLEAIALHDPDAVVVVPYMLGDGVLTRRIADWTAEFAEDRDLVAETTDVIGTDPRLIDVLEQRFEEARREEVTMSCDTCKYKVSLSGYEEEVGGEKALEEAIAHQHAHAHGGDGHDHGHDHDHDHDHDHDHDHDHDHDH from the coding sequence GTGACCGACGAAGCCACCCTGCTGGTCGGCCACGGCTCGACGCGGGAGCGATCCAACGAGCAGGTCGAGGCGGTCGCAGAGCTGTTGGACGACCGGATCGACTCCCCCGTCGAAACTGGCTTCATCGAACTCACCGAGCCGCTGTTGCCCGACGCGCTCGACGACCTCGCGTCCCGGGTCCAGGAACTCACCGTCGTCCCCCTCGCACTGTTCGCCGCGGGACACGTGAAAAACGACATCCCGCTCGCGATCCAGCAGGCCCGGCGAGCGCACGAGGACGTCGAGATCAACGGCGGCGCGCCGATCGGCGTGTCGCCGACGATGGTCGACCTGCTCGACGACCGCATCGCCGCAGCCGAGGACGACCTGGGAATCGACCGCGAGACCGACGACGTCGCCGTCGCCTTCTGTGCCCGAGGATCCAGCGATCCAGACGCGAACGCCGACGCCTGCAAGCTCGCGCGCCTGCTGTACGAAGGACGTTCGTTCACCCGTGTGGAGACCACCTTCATCGGCATCACCGAACCGCTGCTCGACGATACCCTCGAGGCGATCGCACTCCACGACCCCGACGCCGTCGTCGTCGTGCCGTACATGCTCGGCGACGGGGTGTTGACACGGCGGATCGCCGACTGGACCGCCGAGTTCGCCGAAGATCGGGATCTCGTGGCCGAGACGACCGACGTGATCGGTACCGACCCCCGGCTGATCGACGTCCTCGAGCAGCGATTCGAGGAGGCCCGCCGGGAGGAAGTCACCATGTCGTGTGACACCTGCAAGTACAAGGTGTCCCTGTCGGGTTACGAGGAGGAGGTCGGCGGCGAGAAGGCCCTCGAGGAGGCGATCGCCCACCAGCACGCACACGCCCACGGTGGGGACGGGCACGATCACGGACACGACCACGATCACGACCACGACCACGACCACGATCACGACCACGACCACGATCACGATCACTGA